The following are encoded in a window of Ricinus communis isolate WT05 ecotype wild-type chromosome 4, ASM1957865v1, whole genome shotgun sequence genomic DNA:
- the LOC8284866 gene encoding UDP-rhamnose/UDP-galactose transporter 2 translates to MEKKSSAVSDVGAWAMNIISSIGLIMANKQLMSPAGLDFAFATTLTGLHFSVTALVGLVSNATGYSVSKHVPMWELIWFSVVANVSITGMNLSLMLNSVGFYQISKLSMIPVVCVMEWILNGKHYSREVKMAVIVVVAGVGVCTVTDVKVTAKGFFSAAVAVLSSSLQQISIGSLQKKYSIGSFELLSKTAPIQAISLLVTGPFIDYYLSGKLVSDYAFSPGAFFFILLSCALAVFCNVSQYLCIGRYSAVSFQVLGHMKTVCVLTLGWILFDSELTVKNITGMALAVAGMVVYSWAVEAEKQKPNKLNPTIKDNLSEQAIKLLMQGKEDSTLIKDHELGQSKV, encoded by the exons atggagaaaaaaTCATCCGCTGTTTCAGATGTTGGAGCTTGGGCTATGAACATTATCAGTTCCATTGGTCTCATTATGGCCAACAAGCAACTCATGTCCCCAGCTGGTCTTGATTTTGCTTTTG CAACTACATTGACTGGTCTGCATTTTTCTGTGACGGCATTGGTTGGGCTGGTGTCAAATGCTACTGGCTATTCTGTGTCAAAGCATGTTCCCATGTGGGAACTTATTTGGTTCTCAGTTGTTGCCAATGTTTCAATCACAGGGATGAACTTGAGCCTCATGCTCAACTCTGTTGGATTTTATCAG ATCTCCAAGTTGAGTATGATCCCTGTGGTCTGTGTAATGGAATGGATTCTTAATGGAAAACACTACTCGAGGGAAGTGAAGATGGCTGTGATTGTAGTGGTGGCAGGGGTTGGTGTCTGCACTGTCACAGATGTCAAAGTTACTGCCAAAGGATTTTTTTCTGCTGCTGTTGCGGTCTTGTCTTCATCTTTACAACAAATT TCAATTGGGTCCTTGCAAAAGAAGTATTCAATAGGGTCTTTTGAACTGCTAAGCAAGACAGCCCCAATACAAGCAATTTCTCTGCTAGTAACAGGACCATTCATTGATTATTACCTGAGTGGTAAACTGGTGTCAGATTATGCTTTTTCCCCTGGTGCATTT TTCTTCATACTACTCTCATGTGCTTTGGCTGTATTCTGCAATGTGAGTCAGTATCTCTGTATTGGACGTTACTCAGCAGTATCTTTCCAGGTTTTGGGGCACATGAAAACTGTGTGTGTCCTTACCTTGGGTTGGATACTCTTTGATTCAGAGTTGACAGTAAAAAACATAACTGGGATGGCTCTTGCTGTTGCTGGAATGGTAGTGTACAGTTGGGCAGTTGAGGCTGAAAAGCAAAAACCCAATAAGTTAAACCCTACCATCAAAGACAATCTATCAGAACAAGCCATTAAACTTCTGATGCAAGGAAAGGAAGACAGCACACTGATTAAAGACCATGAGCTTGGCCAATCCaaagtttaa